The following coding sequences lie in one Gorilla gorilla gorilla isolate KB3781 chromosome 5, NHGRI_mGorGor1-v2.1_pri, whole genome shotgun sequence genomic window:
- the KIAA1586 gene encoding E3 SUMO-protein ligase KIAA1586 homolog isoform X1, with product MGDPGSEIIESVPPAGPEASESTTDENEDDIQFVSEGPSRPVLEYIDLVCGDDENPSAYYSDILFPKMPKRQGDFLHFLNMKKVKTDTENNEVSKNHCRLSKAKEPHFKYIEQPIIEEKPSLSSKKEIDNLVLPDCWNEKQAFMFTEQYKWLEIKEGKLGCKDCSAVRHLGSKAEKHVHVSKEWIAYLVTPNGSNKTTRQASLRKKIREHDVSKAHGKIQDLLKESTNDSICNLVHIQNNKNIDATVKVFNTVYSLVKHNRPLSDIEGARELQEKNGEVNCLNTRYSATRIAEHIAKEMKMKIFKNIIEENAKICIIIDEASTVSKKSTLVIYLQCTIQSAPAPVMLFVALKELVSTTAECIVNTLLTTLNDCGFTNEYLKANLIAFCSDGANTILGRKSGVATKLLENFPEIIIWNCLNHRLQLSLDDSISEIKQINHLKIFLDKIYSIYHQPNKNQTKLLGTVAKELETEIIKIGRVMGPRWAACSLQAATAVWHAYPILYMHFSHSYSGLAKRLANINFLQDLALMIDILEEFSVLSTALQSRSTNIQKAQKLIKRTIRALENLKIGTGKYESQIEDLIKSDKFKDIPFNKNNKFNALPRSILLDNIIQHMNLRLLSDRNHEDIFNYFDLLEPSTWPYEEITSPWIAGEKTLFHLCKILKYEVDLNDFQEFVNNNIKSNNVSIPTTIYKAKKIVSTIAINSAEAERGFNLMNIICTRVRNSLTIDHVSDLMTINLLGKELADWDATPFVKSWSNCNHRLATDTRVRQKSTKVFHENQLAIWNLQ from the coding sequence attctGTTTCCTAAAATGCCAAAACGACAGGgtgattttttgcattttttaaatatgaagaaggtgaaaacagacacagaaaataatGAAGTGAGCAAAAATCACTGCAGATTATCTAAGGCAAAGGAACCACATTTCAAGTATATTGAACAACCAATCATTGAAGAAAAGCCATCACTTTcatcaaagaaagaaatagataatcTTGTGCTTCCAGATTGTTGGAATGAAAAACAAGCATTTATGTTTACAGAACAATACAAATGGCTTGAAATAAAAGAAGGTAAATTAGGATGTAAGGATTGTTCAGCAGTTCGGCATTTGGGATCGAAAGCAGAAAAGCATGTCCATGTGTCCAAGGAATGGATTGCATATTTAGTAACGCCTAATGGCAGTAATAAAACTACTAGGCAAGCTtctctacgaaaaaaaattaGGGAACATGATGTTTCTAAAGCCCATGGTAAAATTCAGGATTTGTTAAAGGAATCAACTAATGATTCAATTTGTAATTTAGTgcatatacaaaataataaaaatattgatgcTACTGTAAAAGTTTTCAATACTGTTTACAGTTTAGTAAAACATAACAGACCTTTATCTGATATTGAGGGGGCAAGagaattacaggaaaaaaatggagAGGTAAATTGTTTAAATACACGTTACAGTGCAACAAGAATAGCAGAACATAttgcaaaagaaatgaagatgaaGATATTTAAGAATATTATAGAAGAGAATGCCAAAATCTGTATCATAATTGATGAGGCATCTACAGTTTCAAAGAAAAGCACCCTAGTGATTTATCTCCAGTGCACAATTCAGTCAGCTCCTGCACCTGTTATGTTATTTGTGGCTTTAAAAGAATTGGTGTCAACTACAGCAGAGTGTATTGTCAATACATTATTGACTACTTTAAATGATTGTGGTTTTACAAATGAATATTTGAAAGCAAATTTAATTGCATTTTGTTCTGATGGTGCTAATACAATCCTGGGAAGAAAGTCTGGAGTAGCTACAAAATTGTTAGAAAATTTTCCTGAAATCATCATTTGGAACTGTTTAAATCATCGATTACAATTGTCACTTGATGATTCTATATccgaaataaaacaaattaatcatttaaaaatatttcttgataaaatttattctatttatcaTCAACCTAATAAAAATCAAACCAAGCTTCTAGGAACTGTAGCTAAAGAACTTGAaactgaaattattaaaattggtCGGGTAATGGGACCAAGATGGGCGGCATGTAGTTTACAAGCTGCTACTGCTGTATGGCATGCATAtcctatattatatatgcatttttctcattcttaCTCTGGTTTGGCGAAGAGATTAGCTAACATTAATTTCTTACAAGACCTTGCTTTAATGATTGACATTCTTGAAGAATTTTCAGTACTTTCAACTGCATTACAGTCAAGATCAACTAATATTCAGAAAGCACAAAAATTGATCAAACGTACCATAAGAgctttggaaaatttaaaaattggtactGGAAAGTATGAATCTCAAATTGAAGATTTGATCAAGTCAGATAAGTTTAAAGATATTccatttaataaaaacaataaatttaatGCTCTTCCTAGGAGTATATTACTAGACAATATAATTCAGCACATGAACCTACGCCTTTTATCTGACAGAAACcatgaagatatttttaattactttgatTTGCTAGAACCTTCCACATGGCCTTAtgaagaaataacttcaccaTGGATAGCTGGtgaaaaaacattatttcatttgtgtaaaattttaaaatatgaagttgATTTGAATGATTTTCAGGaatttgtaaataataatataaaatcaaaCAATGTTTCAATTCCTACAACTATATACAAAGCTAAAAAGATAGTTAGCACCATTGCAATCAATAGTGCTGAAGCTGAAAGGGGTTTCAATTTAATGAACATAATTTGTACAAGGGTGAGAAATAGTTTAACAATAGATCATGTATCAGATTTAATGACAATAAATTTATTGGGGAAAGAATTAGCAGATTGGGATGCAACACCGTTTGTAAAATCTTGGTCAAATTGCAACCACAGGTTGGCTACAGATACAAGAGTTCGGCAAAAGTCAACAAAAGTCTTCCATGAGAATCAATTGGCTATATGGAACTTACAATAG
- the KIAA1586 gene encoding E3 SUMO-protein ligase KIAA1586 homolog isoform X2: MGDPGSEIIESVPPAGPEASESTTDENEDDIQFVSILFPKMPKRQGDFLHFLNMKKVKTDTENNEVSKNHCRLSKAKEPHFKYIEQPIIEEKPSLSSKKEIDNLVLPDCWNEKQAFMFTEQYKWLEIKEGKLGCKDCSAVRHLGSKAEKHVHVSKEWIAYLVTPNGSNKTTRQASLRKKIREHDVSKAHGKIQDLLKESTNDSICNLVHIQNNKNIDATVKVFNTVYSLVKHNRPLSDIEGARELQEKNGEVNCLNTRYSATRIAEHIAKEMKMKIFKNIIEENAKICIIIDEASTVSKKSTLVIYLQCTIQSAPAPVMLFVALKELVSTTAECIVNTLLTTLNDCGFTNEYLKANLIAFCSDGANTILGRKSGVATKLLENFPEIIIWNCLNHRLQLSLDDSISEIKQINHLKIFLDKIYSIYHQPNKNQTKLLGTVAKELETEIIKIGRVMGPRWAACSLQAATAVWHAYPILYMHFSHSYSGLAKRLANINFLQDLALMIDILEEFSVLSTALQSRSTNIQKAQKLIKRTIRALENLKIGTGKYESQIEDLIKSDKFKDIPFNKNNKFNALPRSILLDNIIQHMNLRLLSDRNHEDIFNYFDLLEPSTWPYEEITSPWIAGEKTLFHLCKILKYEVDLNDFQEFVNNNIKSNNVSIPTTIYKAKKIVSTIAINSAEAERGFNLMNIICTRVRNSLTIDHVSDLMTINLLGKELADWDATPFVKSWSNCNHRLATDTRVRQKSTKVFHENQLAIWNLQ, translated from the coding sequence attctGTTTCCTAAAATGCCAAAACGACAGGgtgattttttgcattttttaaatatgaagaaggtgaaaacagacacagaaaataatGAAGTGAGCAAAAATCACTGCAGATTATCTAAGGCAAAGGAACCACATTTCAAGTATATTGAACAACCAATCATTGAAGAAAAGCCATCACTTTcatcaaagaaagaaatagataatcTTGTGCTTCCAGATTGTTGGAATGAAAAACAAGCATTTATGTTTACAGAACAATACAAATGGCTTGAAATAAAAGAAGGTAAATTAGGATGTAAGGATTGTTCAGCAGTTCGGCATTTGGGATCGAAAGCAGAAAAGCATGTCCATGTGTCCAAGGAATGGATTGCATATTTAGTAACGCCTAATGGCAGTAATAAAACTACTAGGCAAGCTtctctacgaaaaaaaattaGGGAACATGATGTTTCTAAAGCCCATGGTAAAATTCAGGATTTGTTAAAGGAATCAACTAATGATTCAATTTGTAATTTAGTgcatatacaaaataataaaaatattgatgcTACTGTAAAAGTTTTCAATACTGTTTACAGTTTAGTAAAACATAACAGACCTTTATCTGATATTGAGGGGGCAAGagaattacaggaaaaaaatggagAGGTAAATTGTTTAAATACACGTTACAGTGCAACAAGAATAGCAGAACATAttgcaaaagaaatgaagatgaaGATATTTAAGAATATTATAGAAGAGAATGCCAAAATCTGTATCATAATTGATGAGGCATCTACAGTTTCAAAGAAAAGCACCCTAGTGATTTATCTCCAGTGCACAATTCAGTCAGCTCCTGCACCTGTTATGTTATTTGTGGCTTTAAAAGAATTGGTGTCAACTACAGCAGAGTGTATTGTCAATACATTATTGACTACTTTAAATGATTGTGGTTTTACAAATGAATATTTGAAAGCAAATTTAATTGCATTTTGTTCTGATGGTGCTAATACAATCCTGGGAAGAAAGTCTGGAGTAGCTACAAAATTGTTAGAAAATTTTCCTGAAATCATCATTTGGAACTGTTTAAATCATCGATTACAATTGTCACTTGATGATTCTATATccgaaataaaacaaattaatcatttaaaaatatttcttgataaaatttattctatttatcaTCAACCTAATAAAAATCAAACCAAGCTTCTAGGAACTGTAGCTAAAGAACTTGAaactgaaattattaaaattggtCGGGTAATGGGACCAAGATGGGCGGCATGTAGTTTACAAGCTGCTACTGCTGTATGGCATGCATAtcctatattatatatgcatttttctcattcttaCTCTGGTTTGGCGAAGAGATTAGCTAACATTAATTTCTTACAAGACCTTGCTTTAATGATTGACATTCTTGAAGAATTTTCAGTACTTTCAACTGCATTACAGTCAAGATCAACTAATATTCAGAAAGCACAAAAATTGATCAAACGTACCATAAGAgctttggaaaatttaaaaattggtactGGAAAGTATGAATCTCAAATTGAAGATTTGATCAAGTCAGATAAGTTTAAAGATATTccatttaataaaaacaataaatttaatGCTCTTCCTAGGAGTATATTACTAGACAATATAATTCAGCACATGAACCTACGCCTTTTATCTGACAGAAACcatgaagatatttttaattactttgatTTGCTAGAACCTTCCACATGGCCTTAtgaagaaataacttcaccaTGGATAGCTGGtgaaaaaacattatttcatttgtgtaaaattttaaaatatgaagttgATTTGAATGATTTTCAGGaatttgtaaataataatataaaatcaaaCAATGTTTCAATTCCTACAACTATATACAAAGCTAAAAAGATAGTTAGCACCATTGCAATCAATAGTGCTGAAGCTGAAAGGGGTTTCAATTTAATGAACATAATTTGTACAAGGGTGAGAAATAGTTTAACAATAGATCATGTATCAGATTTAATGACAATAAATTTATTGGGGAAAGAATTAGCAGATTGGGATGCAACACCGTTTGTAAAATCTTGGTCAAATTGCAACCACAGGTTGGCTACAGATACAAGAGTTCGGCAAAAGTCAACAAAAGTCTTCCATGAGAATCAATTGGCTATATGGAACTTACAATAG